Proteins encoded by one window of Paenibacillus sp. DCT19:
- a CDS encoding amino acid ABC transporter permease, with translation MSWDYILTVMKPMLEGAQTTILMFLLAIALSVPLGFGITLLMRSRFKPLAWIAHTYVYVMRGTPLLLQILFFCFGLPLLPVIGEYLVFDRLVAAAMAFVLNYAAYFAEIFRGGLLSIDKGQHEAAKVLGLSKRQTMVKVIIPQMIRVVLPATANESITLIKDTALLYAVAVRELLYYSQAAVNRDGQLTPFVIAAVMYLLMTLVLTLLFKALEKRFSFE, from the coding sequence ATGAGTTGGGATTATATATTAACGGTGATGAAGCCTATGCTTGAAGGGGCTCAGACGACGATTTTGATGTTTTTATTGGCAATTGCTCTATCTGTACCGCTTGGTTTTGGTATCACTTTACTGATGCGTAGCCGGTTTAAACCACTTGCTTGGATTGCACATACTTACGTCTATGTGATGCGTGGAACACCACTATTGCTGCAAATTTTGTTCTTCTGCTTCGGTCTTCCGCTGTTGCCAGTTATCGGAGAATATCTAGTGTTTGATCGTCTCGTTGCAGCGGCGATGGCATTTGTGCTGAATTATGCAGCATACTTTGCAGAGATCTTCCGAGGTGGCTTGCTCTCCATTGACAAGGGACAACATGAGGCGGCTAAGGTACTTGGACTATCCAAGAGACAGACGATGGTGAAGGTTATTATTCCACAGATGATCCGCGTGGTGTTACCTGCAACAGCGAACGAGTCAATTACGTTGATCAAGGATACGGCGTTGTTATATGCTGTAGCTGTGCGTGAACTGCTGTATTATTCCCAAGCTGCAGTGAACAGGGATGGTCAGTTGACTCCGTTTGTTATTGCTGCAGTGATGTATCTGCTTATGACGCTTGTGCTTACCTTGCTATTTAAGGCATTGGAGAAGCGTTTCTCGTTCGAGTAA
- a CDS encoding amino acid ABC transporter ATP-binding protein: protein MTHIIEVTQLKKSFGALDVLKQVSFNVAPGEVIAVIGPSGSGKSTMLRSLIHLEEITGGTVRIQGQKLAENGSYANAAEIRKITDRMGMVFQHFNLFPHLTVRANLELAPKTLKKESAAVIRQRSLELLGKVGLSDKADAYPANLSGGQKQRVAIARALMMQPDILLFDEPTSALDPELTGEVLRVIKQLAQENITMMIVTHEMSFAREVADRVFFMDNGEIAEAGPPEQIFGAPKLERTRTFLQRVEVEG from the coding sequence ATGACACATATAATAGAAGTAACTCAGTTAAAAAAATCATTTGGTGCACTGGATGTGCTCAAACAGGTGTCGTTTAACGTTGCACCAGGCGAAGTCATCGCTGTCATTGGCCCGTCTGGTTCGGGTAAAAGTACGATGCTGCGCAGCCTTATTCATCTCGAAGAGATTACGGGAGGCACAGTTCGCATTCAGGGGCAGAAGCTGGCGGAGAACGGAAGTTATGCAAATGCAGCGGAGATCCGGAAGATCACTGACCGGATGGGTATGGTATTCCAGCATTTTAACCTGTTCCCCCATCTGACTGTGCGAGCGAACCTGGAACTGGCTCCGAAGACGTTGAAAAAAGAAAGCGCAGCAGTTATTCGGCAGCGTAGCCTGGAATTGCTCGGCAAAGTAGGACTGTCTGACAAGGCGGATGCTTATCCAGCGAATCTGTCTGGAGGGCAGAAGCAGCGGGTGGCGATTGCTCGTGCCTTGATGATGCAGCCGGATATTCTGCTCTTCGATGAGCCGACATCCGCACTTGATCCAGAGCTAACAGGTGAGGTGCTCCGTGTAATTAAGCAGTTAGCACAGGAGAACATAACCATGATGATCGTGACCCATGAGATGAGCTTCGCCCGTGAGGTAGCGGATCGCGTGTTCTTCATGGACAACGGAGAAATTGCCGAGGCCGGCCCACCAGAACAGATCTTTGGCGCGCCGAAACTGGAGCGTACACGGACGTTTTTACAACGAGTAGAGGTGGAAGGGTAA
- a CDS encoding ABC transporter ATP-binding protein, whose amino-acid sequence MRYDSDVLIIDEVFDLDPEEFQSVIRSIKYSMRVGDTFFIMTPYTHETYYVEAIEEYDDHWIIIYNGGRRVPEKNVFPLFSVGSLISMLSYDHDFDLRTAGRKWIVIFDHCHEYASDEDELLVSFLWYVLKDLCVRGFISREE is encoded by the coding sequence ATGCGATATGATTCAGATGTGTTGATTATTGATGAAGTATTTGATTTGGATCCTGAAGAGTTCCAGAGTGTAATCCGTTCAATTAAATATTCTATGAGAGTAGGAGATACTTTTTTTATCATGACTCCATATACTCATGAAACCTACTATGTAGAGGCGATCGAAGAATATGACGACCATTGGATTATTATTTACAATGGAGGAAGACGAGTACCTGAAAAGAACGTATTTCCTCTATTCTCAGTTGGTTCTTTAATTAGTATGTTGTCGTACGACCACGATTTTGATCTTCGAACTGCTGGACGTAAATGGATTGTAATATTCGATCATTGCCATGAGTACGCATCAGATGAGGATGAGCTTCTTGTTTCGTTCTTATGGTATGTACTTAAAGATTTATGTGTACGAGGTTTTATCAGCCGCGAAGAATGA
- a CDS encoding DUF6709 family protein, protein MQTLDKRKIIRGTVISFLLVTIVFGAFLVIGLINNKKLAEGFINLKDLEPETISAGDYVEIEFERIHPVFAEFYMQREGDKSQMNKHYFYLYPYKGKGLVVKVLWPDTKRYDSLAQTSNNGENAINFPIVSNGKIESMDPELVKYANEYMEEYASKSVGTANMEKEIWPYMVNLNIPSGLTEDQSEQMYTMFAGIYLGILALIGLIMIGRLSQLKHQQRKL, encoded by the coding sequence ATGCAAACCTTAGATAAGAGAAAGATCATACGAGGAACCGTAATATCATTCCTATTGGTAACCATAGTGTTTGGTGCCTTTCTTGTAATTGGGCTCATTAACAACAAGAAACTTGCAGAAGGATTCATCAACTTGAAGGATCTAGAACCAGAAACAATATCTGCTGGAGATTACGTTGAGATCGAGTTTGAACGAATCCATCCTGTGTTTGCAGAGTTCTACATGCAAAGAGAGGGAGATAAATCCCAAATGAACAAGCATTATTTTTATCTGTACCCGTACAAAGGAAAAGGGCTTGTGGTTAAAGTGTTGTGGCCTGATACGAAAAGATATGATTCATTGGCACAGACATCGAATAATGGTGAAAACGCAATAAACTTTCCAATTGTGAGCAATGGCAAGATCGAAAGTATGGATCCTGAATTGGTCAAATATGCTAACGAATACATGGAGGAATACGCTAGCAAGTCTGTTGGGACGGCTAATATGGAGAAAGAGATTTGGCCTTACATGGTGAATCTGAACATTCCATCAGGGCTCACTGAGGATCAGTCAGAGCAGATGTATACGATGTTTGCTGGAATCTATCTAGGAATTTTGGCGCTAATTGGCCTGATTATGATTGGAAGATTGTCACAGCTGAAGCACCAACAACGCAAGCTTTAA
- a CDS encoding DUF4190 domain-containing protein has protein sequence MAPKTNGKSIAALVLGILSIMLPYIGFIIGIVAIIFAALSLKEIKVRMEQGKGLAIAGLVCGIVGTLIYALIILFIIVAVVLYGDAYSSTYSLTYLF, from the coding sequence ATGGCACCGAAGACGAACGGCAAATCAATCGCAGCACTTGTGTTGGGGATATTGTCGATTATGCTTCCATATATCGGATTTATCATCGGAATCGTAGCTATTATTTTTGCAGCACTCTCGCTTAAAGAAATCAAGGTTCGCATGGAACAGGGGAAAGGGTTAGCGATTGCTGGCCTGGTTTGTGGAATTGTAGGCACACTGATTTATGCACTGATCATTTTGTTTATTATCGTAGCAGTTGTCCTCTATGGGGATGCGTACTCATCTACGTATTCACTCACGTATCTGTTCTAA
- a CDS encoding YhgE/Pip domain-containing protein: MRSIQVFFQDIKSSFKKPKVFIPILVVLFIPVLYSGMFLNAFWDPYGKMNELPVAVVNNDQGATFNDQTLEVGNNLVDELRKSDDFRWEFVSREQADQGMNDNTYYMTIVIPEDFSAKATTLMDDHPTPAELIYEPNEGYNFLAGQIGGTAVKQIKAKVSAKVTESYTETLLDQVATISSGLSDAGDGASKLNEGSAKLNDGAGKLKQNLSKLVDGTDQLQAGAATLQDGTGTLADGIGTLHQGANSLSSGLSQLAAAGQKLENGATQAQAGGQQLQAGIQSAHDGATKLEAGLAASEEGSAKLTAGIQASVDGSSKVSEGAQAVAQGLAQLTAASPELASNPAVQQLLVASQAVAAGSEQLVQGGQQLVTGSQNLQAAQQQLHQGSTQLVQGEQQLLQGASQLSAGQEQLAGGLQQFNAKLSEAAAGGAKLAVGADQLNTGSDKLVAGMNEFSGGITTIADGSRQLDAGAAQLQDGTTQLTDGSGELASKLLDAAEETSSVQKTDELVSMYAEPVQVEEQKHNEVPNYGTGFSPYFLSLGLFVGALIATLVVPTRNSSVTDASGWNRFVSRTLAFTLMSAIQSLLASWLVLSGLGLEVKSVPLFLLFSFVTSLSFMYIIQALVTWLENPGRFLAILMLIFQLTTSAGTFPLELIPNWLRVFNPWLPMTYSVTGYKAVISSGQFDVAWDQIGLLLIFAIVGLAGSFTYFMVHRAEKSEVVQGEAALHI; encoded by the coding sequence ATGAGATCCATACAAGTATTTTTCCAAGATATAAAATCATCCTTCAAGAAACCCAAAGTATTCATTCCAATCCTCGTGGTGCTGTTTATTCCGGTGCTGTACAGCGGCATGTTCCTCAATGCATTCTGGGATCCTTATGGCAAAATGAATGAGCTTCCTGTAGCTGTGGTCAATAACGACCAAGGTGCTACATTTAATGACCAAACCTTAGAAGTCGGCAATAATCTCGTCGATGAATTGAGAAAAAGTGATGATTTCCGCTGGGAGTTTGTAAGTCGTGAGCAAGCGGATCAAGGCATGAATGACAATACGTATTATATGACGATTGTGATTCCCGAGGACTTTTCCGCAAAAGCAACAACGCTAATGGATGACCATCCTACACCAGCAGAGCTTATATACGAGCCTAATGAAGGTTACAACTTCTTGGCAGGGCAGATAGGCGGTACCGCAGTCAAACAGATTAAGGCAAAGGTATCTGCTAAGGTCACTGAATCCTACACCGAAACACTGCTAGATCAGGTAGCAACGATATCCAGTGGTCTATCTGACGCAGGCGATGGTGCGAGCAAGCTCAATGAGGGCTCAGCGAAGCTGAATGATGGAGCTGGCAAATTAAAACAAAACCTGTCCAAACTCGTGGACGGCACAGATCAACTGCAAGCTGGCGCAGCAACCCTGCAAGACGGTACAGGTACACTCGCAGATGGTATCGGCACACTTCATCAAGGCGCAAACTCTCTATCCAGTGGACTCTCCCAACTGGCCGCTGCTGGTCAGAAGCTGGAGAACGGAGCCACACAAGCTCAAGCTGGAGGTCAGCAACTACAAGCAGGTATCCAATCTGCTCATGATGGTGCTACTAAACTGGAGGCTGGTCTCGCTGCATCCGAAGAAGGCAGTGCGAAGTTAACCGCAGGTATTCAGGCTTCTGTTGATGGTAGCAGCAAAGTAAGCGAAGGAGCTCAAGCTGTTGCACAAGGATTAGCTCAGTTAACAGCGGCAAGCCCAGAGCTCGCCAGTAATCCGGCCGTACAGCAATTGCTTGTTGCAAGTCAGGCGGTTGCTGCGGGTAGTGAACAATTAGTTCAAGGTGGACAACAATTGGTCACGGGTAGCCAGAACCTACAAGCAGCTCAACAGCAATTACATCAAGGCAGCACACAGCTTGTACAAGGTGAACAACAATTGCTTCAAGGTGCTTCCCAGCTCTCTGCTGGACAGGAGCAATTAGCTGGAGGCTTACAACAGTTCAATGCCAAATTATCTGAAGCCGCTGCGGGCGGAGCCAAACTTGCCGTAGGCGCAGATCAACTGAATACTGGTTCAGACAAATTAGTGGCTGGCATGAATGAATTTTCAGGCGGCATCACTACGATCGCAGACGGCTCCAGACAGCTGGATGCAGGCGCAGCCCAATTGCAGGATGGTACAACGCAGTTAACCGATGGATCAGGAGAACTTGCGAGCAAACTGCTTGATGCTGCGGAAGAGACGTCCAGTGTACAAAAGACGGATGAACTTGTATCCATGTATGCTGAACCTGTTCAAGTCGAAGAACAGAAGCATAACGAGGTACCTAACTATGGAACAGGGTTCTCCCCTTATTTCCTTTCCTTAGGTTTATTCGTGGGAGCTTTGATTGCAACATTAGTTGTACCTACGCGCAATAGCTCAGTCACAGATGCGAGTGGTTGGAATCGTTTTGTGAGTCGAACGTTAGCTTTTACGTTAATGAGCGCTATTCAATCTTTGCTCGCCTCGTGGCTCGTTCTGTCAGGACTGGGGCTTGAGGTGAAAAGCGTTCCACTGTTTCTCTTATTCAGCTTCGTCACCAGCCTCAGCTTCATGTACATTATCCAGGCTCTCGTGACATGGCTTGAGAATCCAGGACGCTTCCTGGCTATTCTAATGCTGATCTTCCAATTGACGACAAGTGCAGGTACGTTCCCACTGGAACTTATCCCGAACTGGCTAAGAGTATTCAACCCATGGTTGCCGATGACCTACAGTGTGACTGGATATAAAGCGGTAATTTCAAGTGGCCAATTCGATGTCGCATGGGATCAGATCGGTCTTCTGTTGATCTTTGCCATTGTAGGATTGGCAGGTTCATTCACCTACTTCATGGTGCATCGTGCTGAGAAAAGCGAAGTCGTTCAAGGTGAAGCAGCACTTCATATATAA
- a CDS encoding TetR/AcrR family transcriptional regulator, with protein MAAMDRRQQIMNSAERSFALFGYKATTMEQVARIANVGKGTIYTFFDNKEELFREILRSIIRDMKHITEETVQDDQSFLDNVHQSMDALLEYRQKHELLIKLFQEVNEFGTPQAKEGLQKVESAILEYMERQVTRAMELKQIRQDNPKIVSFVLLKLYVTLTSDWNKTNPALHKAQIQSFVSQFLQSGLSPT; from the coding sequence ATGGCTGCTATGGATCGAAGGCAGCAAATTATGAATTCGGCAGAACGATCGTTTGCCTTATTTGGTTACAAGGCCACAACGATGGAACAAGTCGCCCGCATTGCGAATGTAGGCAAAGGCACGATCTACACCTTTTTCGATAACAAAGAAGAACTGTTCAGGGAGATTCTACGCTCCATCATAAGAGACATGAAACACATCACGGAAGAGACCGTGCAAGACGATCAATCTTTTCTCGACAATGTGCACCAGAGCATGGATGCCCTACTGGAGTACAGGCAGAAGCATGAATTGTTAATCAAGTTGTTTCAAGAGGTCAATGAGTTCGGCACACCACAAGCGAAGGAGGGTTTACAAAAGGTAGAGTCAGCCATTCTTGAATATATGGAGCGTCAGGTTACGAGAGCTATGGAGCTGAAACAGATTCGCCAAGACAATCCCAAAATCGTCTCTTTTGTGCTCCTGAAATTGTATGTCACCTTAACCTCCGATTGGAACAAAACGAATCCAGCCTTACACAAGGCTCAGATACAGTCATTTGTGAGTCAGTTTCTCCAAAGCGGACTATCCCCAACCTAG
- a CDS encoding S-layer homology domain-containing protein: MRFRKFIYIVLSFQLILGNLLFLGEDASRAYATSESVETTETTSTPTATESDETTKSYLPKPNVTVTTTDDSITVTWDEIPGATKYAVTVGRDAVLDKNIRTYTITRAVPDRTYRITVLGYDGEKYGEESLLFVRLKGPAPVYDDAGRIDFTGKLSGELDQVIKDGFTYVNWGLVDASSIGLFYKLNGIDQAEVYVNDMKNTELTSKLSSSARISGLKPGEKNVIRLNWISIENPTQTDSLEFIITPPALNAYMLGESKAAFGSVVDLKQYGKWYLVDNQTLISQNTVPKYIDIQGEAAGWRVDMSSKFADSVGYELNQIKEDKQSPFERQWWIVNAFDNGEYVQGYSSSVGLVTKEDLEKYTGIVLSDSSHPNRMVTSLAFSNPNTYGDSYGKSGNTGPVFTEDASEADTFLNSHIKSAAAGTLQNFKFKATVKNNVEFKGQGTPEDPYVIPTLADGEPVITKLDSPRYSQSSAVGNNAIRLQWHAVEGAEQYILKRGSEILYEGPLLEYVHEGVNFNSITKYTLVARKGEIYSEESKFTIGIRNYIPYPPDFRAEALDSSKVRLTWSKADYAAEYVITRNDLPLAVTKSTSYEDGNVTPDTTYIYKVIGRDGDNEGPPAVKSVKIPKVTEDVAPKGQINIRVNRVYDNRVDLQWNLVEGATQYEIYQDQVNKVWSGHSNTMIAYTLQPGRTYTYRVVASNKYGKIESSTIEVQTAGIPQSMNVAPMNASNATIAFEYQPIEGAVHYVERNPQTKYTPLGNGLYRKTYVNTATGETRDEGIVATVNGKLQFSEVGVERSKYYEYNIIAVRVRPDGSEEVIGKQTVAVTTPADGTGATVYGYNYPVLPYPYVNYNPTPSVTTGKNDSVTINTEVIPSNEGNKGLVNVVFTDIDRSYAKDAINSLAQKGIVRGYFDGTFGGQQKVTRAEFAIFLQRAFGYNSVIPYVNEFTDVHSDAWYYSEIAPALQQGILQGFQDRTLKPNAYITREQAASMIANVMKKEGYVLSSFTPYEDQKSISEWARSSIGLVAQESVMKGYPDQRFLPKNELTRQESAMMIYNLMKRNNDL, encoded by the coding sequence ATGAGATTTAGGAAGTTTATTTATATTGTCCTATCCTTTCAGCTTATCTTGGGCAATCTGTTATTTTTGGGGGAAGATGCATCGCGAGCCTATGCAACATCTGAATCTGTTGAAACAACTGAGACTACTTCTACACCAACGGCTACTGAAAGTGACGAAACGACGAAGTCATATTTGCCGAAACCTAATGTAACGGTAACCACAACGGATGACTCCATAACGGTAACATGGGATGAGATTCCTGGAGCCACCAAATATGCTGTAACTGTCGGTAGAGATGCTGTACTGGATAAAAATATAAGAACATATACAATAACAAGGGCAGTACCAGATAGAACATATAGGATCACGGTTCTTGGCTATGATGGTGAAAAGTATGGAGAAGAATCGCTATTATTTGTTAGATTGAAGGGACCTGCGCCGGTTTACGATGATGCGGGTAGAATTGATTTTACAGGGAAACTTTCAGGTGAGTTAGATCAAGTTATAAAAGATGGGTTCACTTATGTAAACTGGGGTCTTGTTGATGCTAGTAGTATTGGTTTGTTCTACAAACTAAATGGAATTGACCAGGCAGAAGTATACGTCAATGATATGAAGAATACAGAATTGACAAGTAAATTGAGTTCAAGTGCTCGCATTAGTGGTCTGAAACCAGGAGAGAAAAATGTGATCAGATTAAATTGGATAAGTATTGAAAATCCTACTCAAACGGATTCATTAGAGTTTATTATCACTCCTCCGGCTCTCAATGCATATATGTTAGGTGAGTCCAAGGCGGCGTTTGGATCAGTCGTTGATCTTAAGCAATACGGTAAATGGTACCTCGTGGATAATCAAACCTTAATCTCTCAAAATACAGTTCCAAAATATATCGATATACAAGGTGAGGCTGCTGGATGGAGAGTAGACATGTCCTCCAAGTTCGCAGATAGCGTGGGCTATGAATTAAATCAAATAAAAGAAGATAAGCAGTCTCCATTTGAGAGGCAATGGTGGATAGTAAATGCATTCGATAATGGTGAGTATGTTCAAGGTTATTCGTCATCTGTAGGACTTGTTACGAAGGAAGACCTAGAAAAGTATACAGGAATTGTTTTGAGTGACTCTAGTCATCCGAATCGGATGGTTACCAGCCTTGCTTTTTCCAATCCTAATACGTATGGTGATTCATATGGAAAATCGGGGAATACAGGTCCAGTTTTTACGGAGGATGCATCCGAGGCAGATACGTTTTTGAATAGCCACATTAAGTCTGCCGCTGCAGGAACCTTACAAAACTTCAAATTCAAAGCGACGGTAAAAAATAATGTGGAATTTAAAGGACAGGGCACCCCTGAAGATCCTTACGTTATTCCGACACTAGCTGATGGGGAACCTGTAATCACGAAACTAGATAGTCCTAGATACTCCCAGTCGAGTGCTGTGGGTAATAATGCGATCCGGTTGCAGTGGCATGCAGTGGAAGGTGCTGAACAATATATTCTCAAGCGTGGCTCTGAAATTCTATATGAGGGCCCGCTTTTAGAATATGTGCATGAAGGCGTGAATTTTAATTCAATCACCAAGTATACATTAGTAGCTCGCAAAGGCGAAATTTACAGTGAAGAATCGAAATTTACAATCGGAATTAGAAATTATATTCCATATCCACCGGATTTCCGAGCTGAAGCACTGGATTCCAGCAAAGTTAGACTGACGTGGAGTAAGGCAGACTATGCAGCTGAGTATGTGATTACCCGTAATGATCTGCCTTTGGCGGTGACCAAGTCAACCTCATACGAGGATGGGAATGTGACACCTGACACAACTTACATTTATAAAGTGATTGGCCGGGACGGAGACAACGAAGGGCCGCCTGCAGTTAAAAGTGTGAAGATTCCTAAGGTGACTGAGGACGTGGCACCGAAAGGTCAGATTAACATCAGAGTCAATCGAGTGTACGATAATAGAGTGGACCTGCAATGGAATCTGGTAGAGGGGGCAACCCAGTATGAGATCTACCAGGATCAAGTGAACAAAGTATGGTCAGGTCATTCTAATACGATGATTGCGTACACGCTCCAGCCAGGCAGAACATATACATATCGGGTTGTAGCGAGCAACAAATATGGAAAAATTGAATCGAGCACAATTGAAGTACAGACGGCAGGCATACCTCAATCGATGAATGTCGCGCCGATGAATGCGTCAAACGCAACAATTGCTTTTGAGTATCAACCTATTGAAGGAGCCGTTCATTACGTTGAACGTAATCCACAGACCAAATACACCCCTCTAGGAAACGGTCTTTATCGTAAGACTTATGTCAATACGGCTACTGGAGAAACCCGTGATGAGGGAATCGTGGCTACTGTGAATGGTAAGCTGCAATTTAGCGAAGTTGGCGTCGAGAGAAGTAAATACTATGAGTATAATATCATTGCTGTGCGCGTCAGACCTGATGGATCAGAGGAGGTTATTGGCAAACAGACAGTTGCTGTAACAACTCCTGCAGATGGCACTGGCGCTACCGTCTATGGATATAATTATCCTGTTCTTCCGTACCCCTATGTTAATTATAACCCGACCCCAAGTGTAACTACTGGCAAGAACGACAGTGTTACCATTAATACAGAGGTCATACCTTCCAATGAAGGCAACAAAGGGTTGGTTAATGTTGTATTTACGGATATAGATCGGAGTTATGCCAAGGATGCGATTAATTCCTTAGCGCAAAAAGGGATTGTAAGAGGCTATTTCGATGGTACATTTGGTGGACAGCAAAAGGTGACAAGAGCCGAATTTGCAATCTTTTTGCAAAGAGCTTTTGGATATAACTCCGTGATTCCTTATGTTAATGAGTTTACTGACGTGCATTCAGATGCTTGGTATTATTCGGAGATTGCACCAGCATTACAGCAAGGAATTCTTCAAGGCTTCCAAGATAGGACACTTAAACCCAATGCCTATATCACAAGAGAACAAGCAGCGAGTATGATTGCCAATGTGATGAAAAAGGAGGGCTATGTCCTATCATCCTTCACGCCATATGAAGATCAAAAGTCGATCTCCGAATGGGCAAGAAGCAGCATTGGTCTTGTGGCTCAGGAGTCGGTGATGAAAGGATATCCGGATCAACGGTTCTTGCCCAAAAATGAATTAACACGCCAAGAGTCAGCCATGATGATCTATAACCTGATGAAGCGTAACAATGATCTGTAA
- a CDS encoding methyl-accepting chemotaxis protein, which produces MPFFAKNLVISFGSIVLIGIILITAAYQLQKNILVEQLHDQATVITEKWYVDLDTAKVNEAMNEKSYTGPAQQEMKAYLDSIHEFYPNIAQAYIFGSELEGGDGTSIIAVPTNLVQPFEESNLAAGDMYPLPQNNVVVLEQMKVDGEPAFSDFYTDEYGTWTTLIYPIKNADGSMYAALYFDVDASAVPKGLNELLLYGSICLVGFLLLFMILQFILLKRTLAPIRSLMHGIEEVSTGNLDVTIQVGRDDLGVINMKFNTMIQRINDTMYKVQNTSHHLSNSSKKLLHISEKNNENIQSISNHMKDISSGLRSQDQATVESARAMTEMSTVIQTIASSSSDAADQALSMEQRSSAGNEVMQQVVEQMRLIAGAVENTSESIQSLENNSNQISNIVNMITEIAGQTNLLALNASIEAARAGEEGRGFAVVAGEVRNLAEQSQESAKQIRQLIEEIQQDIVQSSESMQLGSQEVKKGLEVTQETGVFFENILTATNKVANQIQDISSSTEEISASTQEMSATADELSSSVSRAASSSKQIEQSIEEQESSMASIVTASDELSAVSEQLQELISFFKVRAS; this is translated from the coding sequence ATGCCTTTCTTTGCCAAAAATCTAGTCATCTCATTCGGTAGTATTGTGTTGATTGGTATCATCCTCATTACTGCCGCGTATCAGCTACAAAAGAATATTCTCGTTGAACAACTGCATGATCAAGCAACTGTTATTACCGAGAAATGGTATGTCGATCTGGACACAGCCAAAGTAAATGAAGCCATGAATGAGAAAAGCTACACAGGCCCTGCCCAGCAGGAAATGAAAGCCTATCTTGATTCCATTCACGAATTCTATCCAAACATCGCTCAGGCTTATATTTTCGGTTCGGAACTTGAGGGCGGAGACGGAACATCCATTATTGCTGTCCCTACGAACCTGGTACAGCCTTTTGAGGAAAGCAATCTTGCGGCAGGCGATATGTACCCACTGCCCCAAAATAACGTTGTGGTGCTGGAACAAATGAAAGTGGACGGGGAGCCTGCGTTCAGTGATTTCTACACGGATGAGTATGGCACTTGGACAACCTTGATCTATCCAATCAAAAACGCTGATGGTTCCATGTACGCTGCTCTTTATTTCGATGTAGATGCAAGTGCAGTGCCTAAAGGTCTGAATGAACTGCTGTTGTACGGTTCCATATGTTTGGTTGGTTTCCTGCTTCTATTCATGATCCTGCAGTTCATTCTGCTGAAGAGAACACTCGCCCCGATCCGTAGCCTCATGCACGGTATTGAGGAAGTGAGTACAGGTAACCTGGATGTAACGATTCAAGTAGGACGCGACGATCTCGGTGTTATCAATATGAAATTTAATACCATGATTCAACGAATCAACGATACGATGTACAAGGTACAGAATACATCGCATCACCTGTCGAATTCATCCAAGAAACTACTTCATATCTCTGAGAAAAATAATGAAAATATTCAAAGCATCAGTAACCATATGAAGGATATCTCCAGTGGACTTCGCTCCCAGGATCAAGCTACAGTTGAAAGTGCGCGTGCCATGACGGAGATGTCCACCGTTATTCAGACGATCGCCAGCAGTTCATCTGACGCAGCGGATCAAGCATTAAGTATGGAGCAACGCTCCAGTGCGGGTAATGAAGTGATGCAACAGGTCGTTGAGCAGATGCGCCTCATCGCGGGAGCGGTCGAGAATACGTCCGAGTCGATTCAATCACTGGAGAATAACTCGAATCAGATTAGCAACATTGTCAATATGATCACGGAAATTGCTGGACAAACGAATCTACTCGCGCTCAACGCTTCCATTGAAGCGGCTCGTGCAGGCGAGGAAGGCCGAGGCTTCGCCGTCGTGGCTGGAGAAGTTCGTAACCTGGCAGAACAATCCCAAGAATCCGCCAAACAAATACGTCAACTGATCGAAGAGATTCAACAGGATATCGTTCAATCCTCCGAGTCGATGCAACTTGGCTCTCAGGAAGTGAAGAAAGGCTTAGAGGTAACGCAAGAGACAGGCGTGTTCTTCGAGAACATTCTTACAGCAACGAATAAAGTGGCGAACCAAATCCAAGATATCTCCAGCTCTACCGAGGAAATATCAGCAAGCACACAAGAAATGTCTGCTACTGCCGATGAATTATCTTCAAGTGTCAGCAGAGCGGCTAGCAGCAGTAAACAGATCGAGCAATCCATCGAGGAGCAAGAATCCTCCATGGCTTCCATCGTTACCGCTTCTGATGAACTGTCAGCGGTATCTGAGCAATTGCAAGAGTTGATCTCGTTCTTCAAAGTGCGAGCGAGTTAA